Sequence from the Flavobacterium sp. J372 genome:
GGAAGAAGAAGTGCCCGGGTTTGTGCAGCAGGACTACCTTAAAGGTGATTGGCTTACAAAGCAGGTTGGCGAATTGGTTCCTTTTAATAATGGTACAACTACCGTACAGATTGTAGAATATACAGATGTTGTTAATGATCCTGCCTGCAACGAAGACAATTTTATTCTTAACGCAGACGGTACTTTTGCACTGAATGATTACGAAAACGTTAGTGGTACTTGTGAGAATGATGCCATTAGCGGCACCTATACCCGTACCGACAATCGCATTTATCTAAATTATATGGATGGTGCCACTGAGCGACTAATCATAATGAATATAAGTGTTTTGACCTATACTGAGTTACATGCATCGTATACAATGCCGGGCACTAGTGACCTGGTGTTTGTAAAATTTGCAAAGCATGAAACTGCTAACTAATAAAAACAACTCTATAGATAAGAAAGAGGTTCAGCAATGAGCCTCTTTTTTTATTTACATTATTTACCACTGCGCTGATATTACATTTTAAGGCCAGTATTACAGACTTTCTAATAGCTAGGCTGATTGTGATTAAAAAACGCAACACAGGGCTTTATTTAAAGCCATATGATATGATGGTAAATTATCTTGCAATCATCTTTTCGCTGATGACGTAGCTTGGTGCTTTCGGGATTGTAGCTATGGTTTGCTCATTACAAGACTTAGATGAACGTCTATACACTTTTGTGCGTATGACTGCTTGTAATTACTGCTCTTAACCTTTAACTAGATTGTCATTTTATGGACATCGTTTTATTTTGGATCAATTGTGGGTATCAACTTACGATAAACAAGAATTAATTGCTTAAGCATGTTTGCTTGTAATAGAGATTAGATTCTTATGTGTCTTTATATTGAAGTCCGTAATTCATAAATAAAAAAAGCACCCGTTTTCACGGATGCTTTTAAAGTATTGGGTGGTTTGTAAAGTTATTTCTTCACGATAAGGAACTCTGAGCGGCGGTTCTGTGCGTGCTGCTCTTCGGTACAGTTGTCACCGCATGGTACCTTAGGCTGGCTCTCGCCATATCCCTGGCCTGATATCCTGGCTTTGTTGATGCCGCGTGATATCACGTACTGCACTGCGCTCTTAGCCCTACGGTTTGACAGGTTCATGTTGTACTGGTCACTGCCGCGTGAGTCGGTGTGGCCTTTTACCATAATCACCATGTTCGGGTTGGCTTTCAGCGCTTCTACAAGCTTGTCAAGCTCAAAGGCGCCTTCTTTGGTGATGTTGCTCTTGTCAAACTCAAAGTATACATCGTTCAGCACTACTTCGGTCTCGGTCACAATCTTGGCTATCTCGTTCAGGCTGGCGTCAATATTTACCGTGCCGCCTTTGGTCTTGGCTATCGGGAAGGTGTTGTTCTCATACCCTTCAACTGATGCCTGTACCGTGTAGGCCCTGTCACAGTCTATGGCATAGGTTACCTTGCCGTCTGCGCCTGTGGTGCGTGTCTCTATCACGTTGTTCTTCTCATCAAGTATCGCTACTTTGGCCGAGGCAAGCGGTGCGCCTGTCTTGGCATCGCGTACCATCACGATGGCTTCCACTCCGCATACCGGCGTTGCTGTATAGAGCTGGTCTACCCCGCTGCGGTTGCTGGCAAAGAAGCCAAGGCCTTTCTTTTGGTTGATCGAGAAGGCGAAGTCGTCTTTTGGCGAGTTTACCGGCATGCCTACGTTCATTGCATCGCCGCCTTTGGCAAGGTCTATCACGAAGATGTCCATAGCGCCGAAACCTTTTCTTCCGTCTGAGGTGAAGTACAGCTTGCCGTCATCGGCTATGAACGGGAAGTTCTCTGCGCCTTCGGTGTTTACCTTGGTGCCAAGGTTCTGCGGCTCGCCATAGGTGTTGCCTTCCATTACGGCTACCTTCCAGATGTCTGCCCCGCCTATCGAGCCTTCACGGTCGGATACGAAGTACAGCGTCTTGCCGTCTGCGCTTATCGAAGGGTTGCCTGTTGAGTACCTCTTGTCATTGAACGGAAGCGCTACGGGCTTGCCCCACTTGCCGTTTTCTTTTACTGACCTGTACAGGTATACCTGGCCTTTCTTGAGGTTGTTTTCCCTGTCTCTCTCAAACTTCTTTTCCTTGAAGCTTTCGCTTGAGAAGTACATGGTGTTGCCGTCAGCCGTTACGGCCACAGGGCCGTCATGCCACTTGCTGTTCACCTCGGCCACAGGGGTCGGGGCTGAGAAGGTGCCGTTGGCATTGTAGGTGGCTGTATAGATGTCAAGGTACGGCTGCTCGTTCCACCCGTAGGTTTTGCGGGCGGTGTTGCGTGCGCTGGTGAAGTACAATGTGTTGTCATTGGTCAATACCCCGCCGAATGAGCTGTATTTCGGATCATTGATGTCCATAAGCTTCTCATCAAATAGCTTCTCCTGGTTCCTTAGCTTCGGAAGGTAGTCAGGGTCACGCTTGAAGATGATGGCACGCTGGTCATTCGGGGCTTTGGCCGCAAACTGCTGCATCTGCTTGTTGGCCTCGTCATACCTGCCCTCTGCCTTAAGCATCTGCGCATAGTTGTAGTTAAGCTCTGCATCTGCATTGCCGGCTATGGCTTTAGGGTACCATTTTACGGCTTCTTTTGAGTTGAATACGTTGTAGTAGCTGTCGGCAAGCCTTCTGTATACATACGGGTCTTCGCTCTTTTCGGCTAGCTTCAGGTAGGCGTCTGCAGCCTCTACATATTCCAGCCTCTCATATAGCTTGTCAGCTTGTTCGGTATCCTTGTTCTGGGCGCTTACTGCCATCACCGATAGCAGCATCCCAAGGCTTATATAGATATTTTTCATGTCTTTCTCTGGCGTTTAGGTTAGAAATAACGTGGTGAACGGGATACTTTCTTCGGGAAGTTCAGGTCGAACAGCAGCATCACCTCGTGTGACGATGGCGTGGTCACGTTCAGGTCTGACACAATGTGGTCATACGCATAACCTATCCTCAGGTTCGGGGTGATGGCGTAGTTTACCATCGCGCCGAAGCTGTCATCTATCCTGTAGGTGGCCCCTATCTCAAAACGCTCATAGAACAAAAAGTTGGCCGATACGTCAAAGCTCGGCGAAACGCCAAAGGCTGACTTGAGCAATCCTGATGGCTTGAACTTGATGTTGTCATTCAACTGGAATACATAACCCGCCGTTAAGAAGTAGTGCTGGGTCTCTGAGCCGAACTGCCTCTCCTGCCCGTTGTCGGTTATGTCAAGGTGCTTGCTCTTGAGCATGTTCGGCACCGAGAAGGCTACATAGTAATTCTCTGTATAATAGAAAAAGCCTGCCCCTACGTTGAAATAGGTATTGTTGGTGTTCTCGCTGAAAGCCGGGTCATTGGCATCGGGTACGTTGTTCTGCCCGATATCGGTATACAGGCCTACATCATGAAGCGTTAAGCCTGCCTTGATCCCCAGGGCCAGGCGGTGCTCACCTCCAAGGTTCAGCGTGTAGCTGAAATCGCCGTAAAAATTGGTCTCCTCCACCGGGCCTATCTTATCGTTTACTACCGATAAGCCTAAGCCTACATTCTTGCCTACCGGGCTGTGGCCCGAAAAGGTCATAGTGGTGGGTGAGTCTTCTATGTCTACCCACTGCTTGCGGTATAACAGGCCAAAGGCTAAATTCTCCTTCGAGCCCGCATAGGCCGGGTTGATGACGTTCATGTTGTACATGTACTGCGTGTAGTGAGGGTCCTGCTGGGAATATCCCTCAGCAAAAAAACCCAACGCAGCCAATGCTGCAAAATATAGTTTCTTCATGTTTGTTGGTTAGATTTTATATAAAAGATAAGGGTGCAGCTGTTGCCACACCCTTACTTTTTTGTATTAGTTCTCTTCACGGTTAATGTAAACCCATCCTGTGGCTTTCTCTCCGTTGGCACGCTCAAAGCTGTAGAAATAAGTTCCCGTAGGAAGCTCATCACCGCCTTTGCCCTGGCCATGCCACTGGTCTGTATACGCACCGTAACTAAACACTTCCTGACCGTAGCGGTTAAAGATGCTTATCTTGGTAACATCAAGCGCTGACAGGTTAAATGTGTCGTTCTTACCGTCATTGTTCGGCGATATACCGCGCTGTACCATACAGGTTGTATTATCTACCTGAACCGGTACTGTTACAGCACAAGCGCCCGCAGCATTAGGGGTAACAATAACATTATAAGTGCCGGTTGCAGTAACAATAACCTCACGCCCTGTTTGGGTAAGCGTGTTGCCTGAAGGGTCAATCCAAGAGAAGGTTACCGTATCTTCAGTATAAACATCATCATTGTCAAAGTTAACTTCAAGTACATAATTGTTACCATCACAACCCTGCTCTACAAAAACATCAGGGTTTGCAATTACTGTAATTGTTGCTGTTTCAAAGAATGAAGGACATTCTGTAGAAGCTGCTATGGTATTAGTTACTGTATATGTACCAGGCTCGCTCATTGCAAGGTCAACCTGGCCTGTTGAAGCGTTTATAACAAGCCCTGCTGTTGAAGAGAATGTACCTGCAACACCGTTAAGTGTTGGTGATGCAGTGCCATCATCTTTACAATAAGGCGATGCTGTATAATTGAATGTTGCAACCGGAGCGGCATTGATTGTTACCGTAAATGTATCTGATACAGCAGGACAGCCATTTGCTGCAGCAATAGTATTTGTAACTATATATGTACCCGGTGTACTTGTACCCGGAGTGATTGCGCCGGTTACAGGGTCAATAGTAAGGCCAGGGCCTGAAGTAAATGTACCCGCAGTAGAGCCGCCACCCAACGTTACAGCTACGTTTGCCACATTTTGGCATACAATAGCAGGGCTATAGGTAAATGCCGCTACAGGAAGCGCAGTAACTGTTACTGAAGCGGTAGCTGTAACAGGGTCACATCCTCCGGTTGCAGCAATAGTGTATGTTACAGTATATGTACCTGCAGTGCTTGCACCAAGGTCAATATCACCTGTAGTGCCATTGATTGACAGGCCGGTTGAAGATGTATATGAACCTCCTGTGGTCCCTGTTTGTGTTACCGAAATAACACCACCGTTTGAACAGAATGGACCAGTACCATAATCAATAGTAGCTGTAGCGATTTGTGTAATAACTATTTGTGCTTGTGTTGAAAACGCAGCACAATCTGCTGTGGCTGCTATGGTATAGGTTATATCATATGTTCCAGGTGTACTTGCCGCTATATTAATTTCACCTGTAGCAGGGTCTATTATAAGGCCTGCAGTAGATGTATAGGTACCGCCTGCAGTAGCAGTTTGCGTTACCTGTGCCGTTGTACCGTTACTGCACAATGGTGTGGTATAGCTAATTGTTCCTGACGGAGCTTCAACTATAGTTACCTGAGCAGTTGTTGTAAATTCATCACAGGTAGCTGTTTGGGCAATTGTATATGTAACAGTATATGTACCCGGTGTACTGGCAGCTATATCAACAGCGCCTGTAGCCGCATCAATTGAAAGTCCTGTTGTTGATGAGTAAACACCTCCTGTATCACCTGTTTGTGTCACTGTTCCTGTAGTCTCATTTGAACAGAATGGCGATGATGGATAATTGATAGTAGCCGTAGCAGCTGCGGTTATAACAACCTGCGCCTGTGTTGAAAATGCAGCACAATCTGCTGTAGCTGCTATGGTATACGTTACATCATACGTTCCGATTGTACTTGCCGCTATATTGATTTCACCTGTAGCAGGGTCTATCACAAGGCCAGCAGTAGATGTATATGTACCGCCAGTAGTACCTGTTTGTGTTACCTGAGCCGTTGTACCGTTACTGCACAATGGTGTAGGATAGCTAATTGTAGCCGTTGGGGCTTCTACTATAGTTACCTGGGTAGTTGTTGTAAATTCATCACAGGTAGCTGTTTGTGCAATTGTATATGTAACAGTATATGTGCCCGGTGTGCTGGCAGCTATATCTATAGCACCAGTAGAAGCATTAATTGAAAGTCCTGTTGTTGATGAGTAAACACCTCCTACGTTACCGGTTTGTGTTACAGTTCCTGTAGCTTCGTTTGAGCAGTAAGGAGAACCTGTATAAGATATGGTAGCAGCAGGGGCAGTAACAATATTTACAACAAGCTCGGACGTATCAAAACATGTAGCTGCTATGGCGCTCTCTACTCTTACAAATAGTGACTGGCCGGTGAGCGTAACGGCAATAGCAGGATCTAGAGGGGCTGTACCCGCATTTGCTGCTGCCTGGGTCAGATAATATTCAACAACATATTGTGAAGGGTCAAGCGAGCCCAATACTGTGTTGTTGAAAGTTGGAAGCAATACACTTGCAGTACCGCCTGCTCCGCATACAGATGCAGTGATTTGGGTCGGCAGGTTAACCGCAGGGCCAAACGTCAGGCTGATTTCATCTGTAATTACTGATAAACACTCCGGCTTATCAACAATAACCTTGTAGATACCTGTTTGTGTTGCGGTGTAGGTTGATGATGTGGCACCTATAATTTCTTCAGTGCCTAAGAACCACTTATAACCGTCAGCATCAATAACGGTAGCTGTTAGCACTTTTGAAGGTATACCACAAAGTATTTCGTCAGGGCCAAGGTCAACTGTACATATGGCATTACAGTCAGACTGGGCAAAACCTGGGTTAGTGTTTTGTGTAAAGTTTACTGTACTACGGCCACCATTAAAGTTAGTAACCATAATTGTATACCACTGTCCTGGCAGTGCGTTAGGTATATCTATCTGCTCTACTGCAGCTGTTGAATAACTACAGTCTTTAACATTAGCAGGAATCAAGCCTGCTGCGCAGCCTGCTGTAGGGCCTGTAAACGGACCGTAAGCAATAAAGTCAACATCTATACCGCCACCACCTATAAGTGTTTGAGATACTGTAAACTGAAGCGGACCTGGAGTAAGTACTTTAACCGTAAAGAAAGTAGGGTTTGGTGTAGTTGAAAGACAGTTTCTTGTGCCAAGGTTTGGTACACCCACAGAACCAAGGAACTGGAACGGAGGTGAATCAGGACCAGCGCAGAAAGTCGAAGAGTTATCCTCACAATTAAATACTACACCCACACATATCCTGAATGACCAGTTGCGCGGCGTTGTACCGGCACTGTATATCCTAACTTTATATGTTTGGCCAGGTATAAGGTTCGGAATTATCCTGTTATTATCAGGACTACAGCTTACTTGCGTAAGCCCTGTAGTACAATCACCACTATATACAGCAAAAATTAAATCATCTGTTGATAATCTTGTACCGTTAGGCCCATTCGTGTCCAGAAGTGCAATATAATGTTCATCATGAGTTGCTGTAAACTGGAACCATGCATCATCATCATCCGCAGTACCTGTACAAGAGTTTGGCTGTGGCGATGCTGTTGCACCATTTATAGTTCCTAATGTAGTAACACCACAAAGAGAGTCAGGGTTTACTGTAAGCGTAATGGCTTGGTCGCATTCATCATTCGCAATTTTGGTAGAGAATTGGAATGGACCTGCCCATTGGCTGATGCCATTTGTACCGCCACATACAGCACGTACCCAGAAGTTATACTGCGTACCGGCCGTAAGGCCATCTGCAGGATAGGTAGGTAAGCCACCTGTTACATCTATTCCCGGTGTAGCTTCAGTTGGTGCCGTACCGCCTATTACCGGAGATATAAAAATATCCCATTCTGTAGCGCCGTTCGGGTCAACCCAGCTTAGCTGTGCAGTAGTCTGCGTTATTGTAGCAAGCGGTGCAGCAAGGTTTGTAGGTTTTTTACAAGTTACAATCTTAATATTGATATTATCAACCGCTGCTGGCGGCTGGGCGCCATCAGTAGCGTCATTACGCCATTCAAATACAATACGTCTTGTTGTGCCAAGGTATTGCTGAACGTTAAGTGTATTTAGAACTGTTGTCCAGTTAGTGTTCTGGTTAAAGTTTCCGCCAATTTGTACCCTGCCCTGGGCCGCAGATGCAGTTATTTGCGTACCTGCTGTCGGGTTAAATGTTACAGGAACAATCCAAACCCTCAAATAGTCAAATGTACTCTCGCCTGCACCTTTCCAGTCAAAGCTTACATCAATCTCATTGTGAGGCAGTGTAGCCGGTATTGTAAAGTCGCGATAAGCAAAAACGGTAGTAGTGGTTGTTGTGGTGGTATAAGCATTGTCTGTACCGTTGTTATTAGATATATACAATGATTTTGTACCTCCGTTTGCAGTTGCAGAGCCAACAGCCCATTTATTTACGAAGTTACCGTTTACAAAGCTGAAGCTTGAAGTTGTACCTTCAAAACCTTCGCTGTAATTTAGGGTAGCCGGAATTTGCGGAGTCATAAACATAACCGGGCCAAACCAAAGGCTTTTGCCGTTTGTACCGCTACATACGCTGCGTACCCATACATAATATGTAGAAGCATCCACAAGATCTGTAGGGTTTGCAAAAAGGTTTGCAGTATTTCCGTTTTCCGGAGTTGCATCAGTTGGAGGAACAGGCGATGTAGAATAGTAATAGTCATACGATTCAGCGCCACCGTTTGCCGGTGCGTTCCATGTAAGATTAACAGAGTTTATTGTAGGGTTTGTTGCCTGCAGGTTACTTGGTTTTGCACATAAAATTAATCTTACATTAAGATTATCAATCGCCGCTGGAGGCTGATTGCCTACAGTAGCATTGTTACGCCACTCAAATACAAGCCTCATTATTTGTCCGGCAAATGGCTGTACGTTTTGTGTGTATTCAATATTCGTCCATGCAGTATTATTGAAATAATCCGGGCCTAGCTTTATACGCTGGTTGGCAAGTGCGGTTATACCTGTAGCCGGAATAGTGTAATTTGTTGGCACAAGCCACACCCTCAAATAATCATTTGCATCTCCAATACCCTTCAGGTCAAAAGCAACACTTATTTCATTTGATGCGCCCAGCACCGCCGGGATTTGAATATCCCGATAAGCATGTACTATAGATGTAGTTGTTTCTGTATAAGCATTTGTTACGCCATTATCATTTGATATATAAAGAGCATTTGTGCCTCCGTTACTTGTGGCATTGCCAACAACCCACTTGTTAGGCTGCGTTCCGCTTATAAATGAAAAGCCTGATGGCAATGTTTCAAAGTCCTGGCTGTAGTTTAATATTGCAGGCACCTGTGTTGTTGAGAACAGGTATGGCCCTGCCCATGCACTAAAGGTACCGTTATTACAATTATTACGTATCCAGTATTCATAAGGTGTAGCTTCCTGAAGCCCATCAGCAAGATACGCTGTATTGTTATCCGTAGTTATACCTGTGCCCTGTGGTATTCCGCCCCCCTTGTGGCTGCACCACAATTTGCCACTCAACAATACCTGTTGCAACAGGATCCCATGAAAGTGTCGCCGAATTTGGACCTATACCTGTTGTAGGAGGCGTACTTGTAGGCGGCGTACAGCTTGCTGCCTGTACAATTAATGTATAAGGAGTAGTTTGGGTTGAACCTGAAGTAGAAATTACTATATAATAATCCTGACCTGTAGTAACTGCA
This genomic interval carries:
- a CDS encoding lipocalin family protein; this translates as MKKFLILGVLAVSGWLVSCEEEEVPGFVQQDYLKGDWLTKQVGELVPFNNGTTTVQIVEYTDVVNDPACNEDNFILNADGTFALNDYENVSGTCENDAISGTYTRTDNRIYLNYMDGATERLIIMNISVLTYTELHASYTMPGTSDLVFVKFAKHETAN
- a CDS encoding OmpA family protein, whose amino-acid sequence is MKNIYISLGMLLSVMAVSAQNKDTEQADKLYERLEYVEAADAYLKLAEKSEDPYVYRRLADSYYNVFNSKEAVKWYPKAIAGNADAELNYNYAQMLKAEGRYDEANKQMQQFAAKAPNDQRAIIFKRDPDYLPKLRNQEKLFDEKLMDINDPKYSSFGGVLTNDNTLYFTSARNTARKTYGWNEQPYLDIYTATYNANGTFSAPTPVAEVNSKWHDGPVAVTADGNTMYFSSESFKEKKFERDRENNLKKGQVYLYRSVKENGKWGKPVALPFNDKRYSTGNPSISADGKTLYFVSDREGSIGGADIWKVAVMEGNTYGEPQNLGTKVNTEGAENFPFIADDGKLYFTSDGRKGFGAMDIFVIDLAKGGDAMNVGMPVNSPKDDFAFSINQKKGLGFFASNRSGVDQLYTATPVCGVEAIVMVRDAKTGAPLASAKVAILDEKNNVIETRTTGADGKVTYAIDCDRAYTVQASVEGYENNTFPIAKTKGGTVNIDASLNEIAKIVTETEVVLNDVYFEFDKSNITKEGAFELDKLVEALKANPNMVIMVKGHTDSRGSDQYNMNLSNRRAKSAVQYVISRGINKARISGQGYGESQPKVPCGDNCTEEQHAQNRRSEFLIVKK
- a CDS encoding type IX secretion system membrane protein PorP/SprF — encoded protein: MKKLYFAALAALGFFAEGYSQQDPHYTQYMYNMNVINPAYAGSKENLAFGLLYRKQWVDIEDSPTTMTFSGHSPVGKNVGLGLSVVNDKIGPVEETNFYGDFSYTLNLGGEHRLALGIKAGLTLHDVGLYTDIGQNNVPDANDPAFSENTNNTYFNVGAGFFYYTENYYVAFSVPNMLKSKHLDITDNGQERQFGSETQHYFLTAGYVFQLNDNIKFKPSGLLKSAFGVSPSFDVSANFLFYERFEIGATYRIDDSFGAMVNYAITPNLRIGYAYDHIVSDLNVTTPSSHEVMLLFDLNFPKKVSRSPRYF
- a CDS encoding gliding motility-associated C-terminal domain-containing protein → MSGKLWCSHKGGGIPQGTGITTDNNTAYLADGLQEATPYEYWIRNNCNNGTFSAWAGPYLFSTTQVPAILNYSQDFETLPSGFSFISGTQPNKWVVGNATSNGGTNALYISNDNGVTNAYTETTTSIVHAYRDIQIPAVLGASNEISVAFDLKGIGDANDYLRVWLVPTNYTIPATGITALANQRIKLGPDYFNNTAWTNIEYTQNVQPFAGQIMRLVFEWRNNATVGNQPPAAIDNLNVRLILCAKPSNLQATNPTINSVNLTWNAPANGGAESYDYYYSTSPVPPTDATPENGNTANLFANPTDLVDASTYYVWVRSVCSGTNGKSLWFGPVMFMTPQIPATLNYSEGFEGTTSSFSFVNGNFVNKWAVGSATANGGTKSLYISNNNGTDNAYTTTTTTTTVFAYRDFTIPATLPHNEIDVSFDWKGAGESTFDYLRVWIVPVTFNPTAGTQITASAAQGRVQIGGNFNQNTNWTTVLNTLNVQQYLGTTRRIVFEWRNDATDGAQPPAAVDNINIKIVTCKKPTNLAAPLATITQTTAQLSWVDPNGATEWDIFISPVIGGTAPTEATPGIDVTGGLPTYPADGLTAGTQYNFWVRAVCGGTNGISQWAGPFQFSTKIANDECDQAITLTVNPDSLCGVTTLGTINGATASPQPNSCTGTADDDDAWFQFTATHDEHYIALLDTNGPNGTRLSTDDLIFAVYSGDCTTGLTQVSCSPDNNRIIPNLIPGQTYKVRIYSAGTTPRNWSFRICVGVVFNCEDNSSTFCAGPDSPPFQFLGSVGVPNLGTRNCLSTTPNPTFFTVKVLTPGPLQFTVSQTLIGGGGIDVDFIAYGPFTGPTAGCAAGLIPANVKDCSYSTAAVEQIDIPNALPGQWYTIMVTNFNGGRSTVNFTQNTNPGFAQSDCNAICTVDLGPDEILCGIPSKVLTATVIDADGYKWFLGTEEIIGATSSTYTATQTGIYKVIVDKPECLSVITDEISLTFGPAVNLPTQITASVCGAGGTASVLLPTFNNTVLGSLDPSQYVVEYYLTQAAANAGTAPLDPAIAVTLTGQSLFVRVESAIAATCFDTSELVVNIVTAPAATISYTGSPYCSNEATGTVTQTGNVGGVYSSTTGLSINASTGAIDIAASTPGTYTVTYTIAQTATCDEFTTTTQVTIVEAPTATISYPTPLCSNGTTAQVTQTGTTGGTYTSTAGLVIDPATGEINIAASTIGTYDVTYTIAATADCAAFSTQAQVVITAAATATINYPSSPFCSNETTGTVTQTGDTGGVYSSTTGLSIDAATGAVDIAASTPGTYTVTYTIAQTATCDEFTTTAQVTIVEAPSGTISYTTPLCSNGTTAQVTQTATAGGTYTSTAGLIIDPATGEINIAASTPGTYDITYTIAATADCAAFSTQAQIVITQIATATIDYGTGPFCSNGGVISVTQTGTTGGSYTSSTGLSINGTTGDIDLGASTAGTYTVTYTIAATGGCDPVTATASVTVTALPVAAFTYSPAIVCQNVANVAVTLGGGSTAGTFTSGPGLTIDPVTGAITPGTSTPGTYIVTNTIAAANGCPAVSDTFTVTINAAPVATFNYTASPYCKDDGTASPTLNGVAGTFSSTAGLVINASTGQVDLAMSEPGTYTVTNTIAASTECPSFFETATITVIANPDVFVEQGCDGNNYVLEVNFDNDDVYTEDTVTFSWIDPSGNTLTQTGREVIVTATGTYNVIVTPNAAGACAVTVPVQVDNTTCMVQRGISPNNDGKNDTFNLSALDVTKISIFNRYGQEVFSYGAYTDQWHGQGKGGDELPTGTYFYSFERANGEKATGWVYINREEN